In Halopelagius longus, the following proteins share a genomic window:
- a CDS encoding DUF4349 domain-containing protein, producing MHTRRTLAAVALAALLVLAGCGGASTGGAGDSGEIAAERQQSAGSVTGAQATASGDDGASGGSDGGSASEAALQERALIKTGTVVVEVDDFESSRANLTDSVEGYGGFVSETRTRRRGPENHTYVHGTLVLRVPSEEYESLLSDAEAEGDVVSSETNTEDVTDQLVDLEARLENLRAERDRLRTLYERANSTEDVLAVQRELSDVQGEIERLEAKKKSLERRVAYSTLTVELREPDPTPTYTHEAWYDTPVVSAFLQSVEGVLVVGRAMVVGAAYALPYLFAFGAPVAVLGAAAWRFRHRLPR from the coding sequence ATGCACACGAGACGAACGCTCGCCGCCGTCGCACTCGCCGCCCTCCTCGTTCTCGCGGGGTGCGGGGGCGCATCGACCGGCGGCGCCGGCGATTCGGGTGAGATTGCCGCCGAGAGACAACAAAGCGCCGGGTCGGTGACGGGGGCGCAAGCGACGGCCTCCGGCGACGACGGCGCAAGCGGCGGTAGCGACGGCGGGTCGGCGTCCGAGGCGGCCCTGCAGGAACGCGCGCTCATAAAGACGGGAACCGTCGTCGTCGAAGTAGACGACTTCGAGTCCTCGCGGGCGAACCTCACAGACTCCGTCGAGGGGTACGGCGGGTTCGTCAGCGAGACGCGGACGCGACGCCGCGGGCCGGAGAACCACACGTACGTCCACGGAACGCTCGTCCTCCGCGTCCCGTCCGAGGAGTACGAATCGCTGCTCTCGGACGCCGAAGCCGAGGGCGACGTCGTCTCCTCGGAGACGAACACCGAGGACGTGACCGACCAGTTGGTCGATTTGGAGGCCCGATTGGAGAACCTCCGGGCGGAACGCGACAGGCTCCGGACGCTGTACGAACGGGCGAACTCGACGGAGGACGTCCTCGCGGTGCAGCGAGAGTTATCGGACGTGCAGGGCGAAATCGAGCGACTGGAGGCGAAGAAGAAGTCGCTCGAACGACGGGTCGCGTACTCGACGCTGACGGTGGAACTGCGCGAACCCGACCCGACGCCGACGTACACTCACGAAGCGTGGTACGACACGCCCGTCGTCTCGGCGTTCCTCCAGTCCGTCGAGGGCGTCCTCGTCGTCGGCCGGGCGATGGTCGTCGGGGCCGCCTACGCGCTTCCGTACCTGTTCGCGTTCGGTGCGCCCGTCGCCGTCCTCGGCGCGGCGGCGTGGCGCTTCCGCCACCGACTTCCGCGCTGA
- a CDS encoding pyridoxal phosphate-dependent aminotransferase, translating into MTEFSERVESVSISGIREVFEAAGDDAINLGLGQPDFSAPAHAHEAAVEAIRDGRADGYTGNKGMRPLREAIAAKHERDQGIDVSPDDIIATAGGSEALHIALEAHVDAGDEVILPDPGFVSYDALTKLAGGEPVPVPLRDDLTLDPAAVEDAITDDTAAFVVNSPGNPTGAVSPPEDIREFARIADEHDVLCVSDEVYEYTVFDGEFRSPAEFAETDNVVVVNSASKLYSMTGWRLGWVHASSRRIERMLRVHQYIQACASAPAQFAAEAALTGPQDQVSEMTESFRRRRDIVVSGLEDIGLDVPTPGGAFYCMPEVPDGFVEECLERGVIVVPGDAFGEHGDGYARLSYATDEESLREALDVMAEAYDAVA; encoded by the coding sequence ATGACGGAGTTCTCCGAACGAGTGGAGTCGGTTTCGATAAGCGGCATCCGCGAGGTGTTCGAGGCGGCCGGCGACGACGCCATCAACCTCGGACTCGGACAACCCGACTTCTCCGCGCCCGCCCACGCCCACGAGGCGGCGGTAGAGGCGATACGCGACGGCCGCGCGGACGGTTACACCGGGAACAAGGGGATGCGTCCCCTGCGGGAGGCCATCGCCGCGAAGCACGAACGCGACCAAGGCATCGACGTCTCGCCCGACGACATCATCGCGACGGCCGGCGGGAGCGAAGCCCTCCACATCGCGTTGGAGGCGCACGTCGACGCCGGCGACGAAGTCATCTTGCCGGACCCGGGGTTCGTCTCCTACGACGCGTTGACGAAACTCGCGGGCGGCGAACCCGTGCCGGTCCCCCTCCGCGACGACCTGACTTTAGACCCCGCCGCCGTCGAAGACGCCATCACCGACGACACGGCGGCGTTCGTCGTCAACAGTCCCGGCAACCCGACCGGCGCGGTGTCGCCGCCGGAGGATATCCGCGAGTTCGCCCGCATCGCCGACGAACACGACGTGCTCTGCGTCTCCGACGAGGTGTACGAGTACACCGTCTTCGACGGCGAGTTCCGGTCGCCCGCGGAGTTCGCCGAGACGGACAACGTCGTCGTCGTCAACTCCGCCTCGAAGCTCTACTCGATGACAGGGTGGCGTCTCGGATGGGTCCACGCTTCCTCCCGCCGAATCGAGCGCATGCTCCGCGTCCACCAGTACATCCAAGCCTGCGCGTCCGCCCCGGCGCAGTTCGCCGCCGAGGCGGCGTTGACGGGGCCGCAGGACCAAGTCTCGGAGATGACCGAGTCGTTCCGCAGGCGGCGCGACATCGTCGTCTCCGGACTCGAAGACATCGGCCTCGACGTGCCGACGCCCGGCGGCGCGTTCTACTGCATGCCCGAGGTGCCCGATGGGTTCGTCGAGGAGTGCCTCGAACGCGGCGTCATCGTCGTCCCGGGCGACGCCTTCGGCGAACACGGCGACGGGTACGCGCGCCTCTCCTACGCCACCGACGAGGAGTCGCTTCGGGAGGCACTCGACGTGATGGCCGAAGCGTACGACGCAGTCGCGTAG
- a CDS encoding DUF7344 domain-containing protein — protein MDQESPFQALSDRNRRLTFSCLEEDDCPKSVETLAAEVVAEREDVSPEDVGDEERRTAAVKLYHVHLPKLDEAGLVSFDPEERTVSRATGGVAEQTVQILGESTLS, from the coding sequence ATGGACCAAGAATCCCCCTTTCAGGCCCTGTCCGACCGGAACCGACGGCTGACCTTCTCCTGTCTCGAGGAGGACGACTGTCCGAAATCCGTCGAGACGTTGGCCGCCGAAGTCGTCGCCGAACGCGAAGACGTCTCCCCCGAGGACGTCGGCGACGAGGAACGCCGCACCGCCGCGGTGAAGCTGTACCACGTCCACCTGCCGAAGCTCGACGAGGCGGGACTCGTCTCCTTCGACCCCGAGGAGCGAACCGTCTCCCGGGCGACCGGCGGCGTGGCCGAGCAGACGGTCCAGATTCTCGGGGAGTCGACCCTTTCATAA
- a CDS encoding DUF5800 family protein, with protein sequence MTVLSFDDKGVDVEYEGTQFRLDKDLIEDATEKAYPDVTDHEVLKIVEKNPNLSGEPRRVKDILH encoded by the coding sequence ATGACCGTCCTTTCCTTCGACGACAAAGGGGTCGACGTCGAGTACGAGGGCACCCAGTTCCGCCTCGACAAGGACCTCATCGAAGACGCCACCGAGAAGGCGTACCCGGACGTGACGGACCACGAAGTCCTCAAAATCGTCGAGAAGAACCCGAACCTCAGCGGCGAACCTCGCCGCGTGAAGGACATCCTGCACTGA
- a CDS encoding DEAD/DEAH box helicase: protein MLTLQFEDGTVRLDGLSESGLSAADLPGVEADERSLVARAPAHRYAALRDALDERGVEYEDRVLPAERLDLTHSYDLRDYQREALDAWRANGDRGVLELPTGSGKTVIAVAAIAALGVPTLVVVPTVDLLEQWRRELETEFEVPVGQFGGGEQTREAITVSTYDSAYLRAEDVGGDFGFVVFDEVHHLGGEGYRDVGRLLAAPARLGLTATFERPDGAHEVVAELVGPKVHELSVDELAGDHLADYEVRRVEVELTPEEREAYEDAQGTFVEYLKRSNLSLNSGSDYRKLVMRSGSDPRAREALLAKQRARRIMMNSDAKVAKLASILDRHRGDRVIVFTAHTDLVYRLSERFLLPAVTSETGAAERREILDRFRDGTYSRVVTANVLDEGVDVPDANVAVLLSGSGSEREFTQRLGRILRPKRDGGSATLYELVSVETAEERVADRRR, encoded by the coding sequence GTGCTCACGCTTCAGTTCGAGGACGGGACCGTTCGCCTCGACGGCCTCTCCGAGTCCGGCCTCTCGGCGGCCGACCTACCGGGCGTCGAGGCGGACGAGCGGAGTCTCGTCGCCCGCGCGCCCGCCCACCGCTACGCGGCCCTCCGCGACGCCCTCGACGAACGCGGCGTCGAATACGAGGACCGCGTCCTCCCCGCGGAACGCCTCGACTTGACGCACTCGTACGACCTGCGCGACTACCAACGGGAGGCCCTCGACGCGTGGCGGGCCAACGGCGACAGGGGGGTCCTCGAACTCCCCACCGGAAGCGGAAAGACGGTCATCGCTGTCGCCGCCATCGCCGCGCTCGGGGTTCCGACGCTCGTCGTCGTCCCGACGGTGGACCTCTTAGAACAGTGGCGGCGCGAGTTGGAGACGGAGTTCGAGGTGCCGGTCGGGCAGTTCGGCGGCGGCGAACAGACGCGGGAGGCGATAACCGTCTCGACGTACGATTCGGCGTACCTCCGCGCGGAGGACGTCGGCGGCGACTTCGGGTTCGTCGTCTTCGACGAGGTGCACCACCTCGGCGGCGAGGGGTACAGGGACGTGGGGAGGTTGCTCGCCGCGCCCGCGCGCCTCGGCCTGACGGCGACGTTCGAACGGCCGGACGGCGCACACGAGGTGGTCGCGGAACTCGTCGGCCCGAAGGTCCACGAACTCTCGGTGGACGAGTTGGCGGGCGACCATCTCGCCGACTACGAGGTGCGGCGCGTCGAAGTCGAACTGACGCCCGAGGAACGCGAGGCGTACGAGGATGCGCAGGGGACGTTCGTCGAGTACCTCAAGCGCTCGAACCTCTCGTTGAACAGCGGTTCGGACTACCGGAAACTCGTGATGCGGTCGGGGTCGGACCCCCGGGCGCGGGAGGCGCTTCTGGCCAAGCAACGCGCCCGGCGCATCATGATGAACTCCGACGCGAAGGTGGCGAAACTGGCGTCCATCTTGGACCGTCACCGCGGGGACCGCGTTATCGTCTTCACCGCCCACACGGACCTCGTCTACCGCCTCTCGGAGCGGTTTCTCCTCCCGGCGGTGACGAGCGAAACCGGGGCGGCCGAACGCCGGGAGATTCTCGACCGGTTCCGCGACGGCACGTACTCGCGCGTCGTCACCGCGAACGTCTTAGACGAGGGCGTGGACGTGCCAGACGCCAACGTCGCCGTCCTCCTGTCGGGAAGCGGGTCGGAACGCGAGTTCACCCAGCGACTCGGGCGCATCCTCCGGCCGAAGCGAGACGGCGGGAGCGCCACCCTGTACGAACTCGTCAGCGTCGAAACCGCCGAGGAACGCGTCGCGGACCGCCGGCGGTGA
- a CDS encoding transcriptional initiation protein Tat: protein MESRPSTRRNVLRVLVVGLSAGCLGSAPGATGPRRPPTAPEGQPRTTPTRPDLYVKTFDFGANDDGTLRVFGEIGNRGTAERIGRVRVAVTVNGETRTRETNVTVPPESSASFEVDFEVTESEFLDGGEIDVDVS from the coding sequence ATGGAGTCGCGGCCCTCGACGCGTCGGAACGTCCTGCGGGTACTCGTAGTCGGCCTCTCGGCGGGGTGTCTCGGGTCGGCGCCCGGCGCGACCGGTCCCCGTCGGCCGCCGACCGCACCCGAGGGGCAACCGCGAACGACGCCGACTCGGCCGGACCTGTACGTGAAGACGTTCGACTTCGGCGCGAACGACGACGGTACGCTACGGGTGTTCGGCGAGATCGGGAACCGCGGAACTGCGGAGCGAATCGGCCGCGTCCGCGTCGCGGTGACGGTGAACGGCGAGACGCGGACGCGCGAGACGAACGTGACCGTTCCGCCGGAGAGTTCGGCGTCGTTCGAGGTGGACTTCGAGGTGACGGAGTCGGAGTTCCTCGACGGCGGCGAAATCGACGTCGACGTGTCCTGA
- a CDS encoding Na+/H+ antiporter NhaC family protein codes for MPAENYGIISLLPALFAIVLTLVSRQVLLSLFAGIWIGATILVGWNPIAGAAHALQLVIDNITPAFNIKLLLFTFLSGAMLGMIFLSGGMNALAERIISRIKTRKQAEIGTSVLGMLIFVDSYASTMITGSVMRPITDKFDISREKLAYLLDSTTSPVVSIAVVSTWVGFEVGLISQQFKELGIEMSPFVVFLQSIPYRFYSLLAIALVFVVVFTGWNFGPMKRAEKRAKETGKVLRDDADPLLETREEDIVTPDHVDARWWYFAAPIVALVAVTGFGLLYSGGWPGVAPVDALKEAATADAILWGVFSACGLLLAILVGHARVALDDVSDAIFEGFKMVMFPVAVLSLAWTIGAVSQALGVGPYVVAVAQGIITANMLPAIVFVSAAIISFSIGTSWGTMGIMFPVAVPLAYQLGAPLPGAIGAILTGSLFGDHCSPISDTTVLSSMFAGADHVDHVNTQIPYALVAGGTATLLFLASGYGVSPLPLLAAGAVVVVAAAYTFSELTGFAVPRVFSSDAD; via the coding sequence ATGCCAGCAGAGAACTACGGCATCATCAGTCTGCTCCCGGCGCTCTTCGCCATCGTACTGACGCTGGTGAGCAGGCAGGTGCTGCTCTCGTTGTTCGCGGGAATCTGGATAGGCGCGACGATACTCGTCGGGTGGAACCCAATCGCGGGGGCGGCCCACGCCCTCCAGTTGGTAATCGATAACATCACCCCGGCGTTCAACATCAAACTACTCCTCTTTACGTTCCTCTCGGGGGCGATGCTCGGGATGATATTCCTCTCGGGCGGGATGAACGCCCTCGCGGAGCGCATCATCTCCCGCATCAAGACGCGGAAACAGGCCGAAATCGGCACCAGCGTCCTCGGGATGCTCATCTTCGTGGACTCGTACGCGAGTACGATGATCACCGGGTCGGTGATGCGTCCCATCACGGACAAGTTCGACATCAGTCGCGAGAAACTCGCGTACCTACTCGATTCGACCACCTCGCCGGTCGTCAGCATCGCCGTCGTCTCGACGTGGGTCGGCTTCGAGGTGGGCCTCATCTCCCAGCAGTTCAAGGAACTCGGCATCGAGATGAGCCCGTTCGTGGTGTTCCTGCAGAGCATCCCGTACCGCTTCTACAGCCTCCTCGCCATCGCACTCGTGTTCGTCGTCGTCTTCACCGGGTGGAACTTCGGCCCGATGAAGCGCGCCGAGAAGCGCGCGAAGGAGACGGGGAAGGTCCTGCGCGACGACGCCGACCCACTCCTCGAAACGCGCGAGGAGGACATCGTCACGCCCGACCACGTCGACGCTCGCTGGTGGTACTTCGCCGCGCCCATCGTCGCCCTCGTCGCGGTGACCGGGTTCGGCCTCCTCTACTCCGGCGGGTGGCCCGGCGTCGCCCCCGTGGACGCGCTGAAAGAGGCCGCCACCGCCGACGCAATCCTCTGGGGCGTCTTCTCCGCCTGCGGTCTGCTCTTGGCCATCCTCGTCGGCCACGCCCGGGTCGCCCTCGACGACGTGAGCGACGCCATCTTCGAGGGGTTCAAGATGGTGATGTTCCCCGTCGCCGTCCTCTCTCTGGCGTGGACCATCGGCGCGGTCAGCCAAGCACTCGGCGTCGGTCCGTACGTCGTCGCCGTCGCGCAGGGCATCATCACGGCCAACATGCTCCCGGCCATCGTGTTCGTCTCCGCCGCCATCATCTCGTTCAGCATCGGCACCTCGTGGGGGACGATGGGCATCATGTTCCCCGTCGCGGTGCCGTTGGCGTACCAACTCGGCGCACCCCTCCCGGGCGCTATCGGCGCGATTCTCACCGGGTCGCTGTTCGGCGACCACTGCTCGCCCATCAGCGACACGACGGTGCTGTCGTCGATGTTCGCCGGGGCGGACCACGTCGACCACGTGAACACGCAGATTCCGTACGCCCTCGTCGCCGGCGGGACGGCGACGCTCCTGTTCCTCGCTAGCGGGTACGGCGTCTCGCCGCTTCCGTTGCTCGCCGCGGGCGCCGTCGTCGTCGTCGCCGCGGCGTACACGTTCTCCGAACTCACCGGGTTCGCCGTCCCGCGGGTGTTCTCCTCGGACGCCGACTGA
- a CDS encoding polymer-forming cytoskeletal protein: MSLGSDPLDALEIPDGTTVEEHDLVTESDVIVGGQSTIEFGVRGRNVVAGERVRFGGDIEAEGDCRLDTWCDVAGNVLVGENAYLGERVHVGGRLMVSGDLDIGDDVDIEEGFEANGWIVIRNPVPTLVFYFIVLSQLLRLGENDAAGELADSLKGESEHQPLTIPRGSTVSDDAWRASTPATVGDGCRLHGNIRAESIDVGEDNNIFGSLRAREDIVVRSGTRIHGDVTTRNGTVTIEEGARVLGDVSCGELELHEGALVDGTMRARGEMRIHSSDPTRDIE, translated from the coding sequence GTGTCACTCGGTTCGGACCCGCTCGACGCGCTCGAGATACCCGACGGGACGACCGTCGAGGAGCACGATTTGGTGACGGAGAGCGACGTCATCGTCGGCGGACAGAGCACGATCGAGTTCGGCGTCCGCGGGCGGAACGTCGTCGCCGGCGAGCGAGTGCGGTTCGGCGGCGACATCGAGGCGGAGGGCGACTGTCGGTTGGACACGTGGTGCGACGTGGCCGGAAACGTCCTCGTCGGCGAGAACGCCTACCTCGGCGAACGCGTCCACGTCGGCGGCCGCCTGATGGTATCGGGCGATTTGGACATCGGCGACGACGTGGACATAGAGGAGGGGTTCGAGGCCAACGGCTGGATAGTCATCCGAAACCCCGTCCCGACGCTCGTCTTCTACTTCATCGTCCTCTCGCAGTTGCTCCGTCTCGGCGAGAACGACGCCGCGGGCGAACTCGCGGACTCGCTGAAGGGCGAGAGCGAACACCAACCGCTGACGATTCCCCGCGGATCGACCGTCTCGGACGACGCGTGGCGCGCCTCCACCCCCGCCACCGTCGGCGACGGCTGCCGACTCCACGGCAACATCCGCGCGGAGTCCATCGACGTCGGCGAGGACAACAACATCTTCGGCAGTCTGCGCGCCCGCGAGGACATCGTCGTCCGGTCGGGGACGCGCATCCACGGCGACGTGACCACCCGGAACGGGACGGTCACCATCGAGGAGGGCGCGCGCGTCCTCGGCGACGTCTCCTGCGGCGAACTCGAACTCCACGAGGGTGCGCTGGTCGACGGGACGATGCGCGCCCGCGGCGAGATGCGCATCCACAGTTCCGACCCCACGCGCGATATCGAGTGA
- a CDS encoding DUF790 family protein, which produces MLTKDLLRVSRAGGGYHPQFVGRESRPLAARVIGVFQGHVGEPRHRLDEALSALEDEADDFKLVRGFAALADREATFETRAELPPERARRVAFEEAEAVGVVTEAEREAALERAADRLAADRSAVESSLYADREVNEVLASFDSRWGPDELLEQYNLSLAQTALFDATEVTVRSSDPRTLVSAVKRLGLMYEIRRTDAEREVVVTGPDALFRRTRRYGTAFARLLRSVAAAPEWSLTATIDDRGTERQLHLSADDVSVPNVEPVAEPTYDSGVEADFAARFEGLDLDWSLVREPEALAAGARAMIPDFAFDYHPAGGARGSRSDGSDHAHADFRVFFEVMGFWTPEYVEKKLDQFATVADDVELVVAVDESLAVSEDVAALDHRVVTYSGSVRVKDVVDVLREYESDLVAEAADDLPAELVPEADAVSLSELAAERGVSEDALDGVAFPDHELVGRTLVRPAVLDSLREELAAGMSLSDAEAVLDERGLADASAALSRLGYRVEWEGLDGGTLREKE; this is translated from the coding sequence GTGCTGACGAAAGACCTCCTCCGCGTCTCTCGGGCCGGCGGCGGGTACCACCCGCAGTTCGTCGGGCGGGAGTCGAGACCGCTCGCGGCCCGCGTCATCGGCGTGTTTCAGGGACACGTCGGCGAACCCCGTCACCGCCTCGACGAGGCCCTCTCGGCGCTTGAGGACGAGGCCGACGACTTCAAACTCGTCCGCGGGTTCGCGGCGTTGGCCGACCGGGAGGCGACGTTCGAGACGCGGGCGGAACTGCCGCCGGAGCGCGCTCGGCGGGTGGCGTTCGAGGAGGCCGAGGCCGTCGGCGTCGTCACGGAGGCGGAACGCGAGGCCGCACTCGAACGCGCCGCCGACCGACTCGCCGCCGACCGGTCCGCGGTCGAATCGTCGCTGTACGCCGACCGGGAGGTCAACGAGGTGTTGGCGTCGTTCGACTCGCGGTGGGGGCCCGACGAACTCCTCGAACAGTACAACCTCTCGCTGGCGCAGACGGCGCTTTTCGACGCCACGGAGGTCACAGTTCGGAGTTCGGACCCGCGGACCCTCGTCTCGGCGGTGAAGCGACTCGGACTCATGTACGAGATTCGGCGGACCGACGCCGAGAGGGAGGTGGTCGTCACCGGTCCGGACGCGCTCTTCCGCCGGACGCGGCGCTACGGCACCGCCTTCGCCCGCCTCCTCAGAAGCGTCGCGGCGGCCCCGGAGTGGTCGCTGACGGCGACCATCGACGACCGGGGGACGGAGCGACAACTGCACCTCTCGGCGGACGACGTCTCCGTCCCGAACGTCGAACCCGTGGCCGAACCGACGTACGACAGCGGGGTGGAGGCGGACTTCGCCGCCCGGTTCGAGGGGTTGGACCTCGATTGGTCGCTCGTCCGCGAACCCGAAGCCCTCGCCGCGGGCGCGCGAGCGATGATCCCGGACTTCGCGTTCGACTACCATCCCGCGGGCGGTGCCCGCGGGAGTCGGTCGGACGGGTCCGACCACGCCCACGCGGACTTTCGCGTCTTCTTCGAGGTGATGGGCTTTTGGACGCCCGAGTACGTCGAGAAGAAACTCGACCAGTTCGCGACGGTGGCCGACGACGTGGAGTTGGTCGTCGCCGTGGACGAATCGCTGGCTGTGAGCGAGGACGTGGCCGCACTCGACCACCGCGTCGTCACCTACTCCGGGTCCGTCCGCGTCAAGGACGTGGTGGACGTCCTGCGGGAGTACGAGTCGGACCTCGTCGCGGAGGCGGCCGACGACCTGCCCGCGGAACTCGTCCCCGAGGCCGACGCGGTGTCGCTCTCGGAGTTGGCCGCCGAACGCGGCGTCAGCGAGGACGCCCTCGACGGCGTCGCCTTCCCGGACCACGAACTCGTGGGCCGAACGCTCGTCCGCCCCGCCGTCCTCGATTCGCTCCGGGAGGAACTCGCGGCGGGGATGTCGCTGTCGGACGCCGAGGCGGTCCTCGACGAACGGGGCCTCGCGGACGCGTCGGCGGCCCTCTCCCGACTCGGCTACCGCGTCGAGTGGGAGGGACTCGACGGCGGAACGCTCCGCGAGAAGGAGTGA
- a CDS encoding HD domain-containing protein yields the protein MTQELGPLARRLALPYYEDALPGHDSFHASRVHNLSARLADEWDAPVDREVLAAAAWLHDIGRPLERTGEIDDHDRWGAAEARTLLEAEGVATDRIDAIQHCIRAHSIRTSSPEPETPEAKLLFDADKLEAIGAVGIVRMACIVGERSGEAGQKYGIIGDASASGGAATNLPDITLLREWSEERLNALYTPPGRRSGESRWSFMTEFFAQFDRETAL from the coding sequence ATGACGCAGGAGTTAGGTCCCCTCGCTCGAAGGCTGGCGTTGCCGTACTACGAAGATGCCCTCCCCGGACACGATAGCTTCCACGCGAGTCGCGTCCACAATCTGTCGGCTCGGTTAGCGGACGAATGGGATGCACCCGTCGATAGGGAGGTTCTCGCCGCGGCGGCGTGGTTACACGACATCGGCCGTCCGTTGGAACGGACGGGGGAGATAGACGACCACGACCGGTGGGGCGCGGCGGAGGCGCGGACGCTCCTCGAAGCCGAGGGGGTGGCGACCGACCGAATAGACGCCATCCAACACTGCATCCGCGCGCACAGCATCCGGACCAGTTCCCCGGAACCGGAGACGCCCGAGGCGAAACTGCTGTTCGACGCGGACAAGTTGGAAGCGATCGGAGCGGTCGGAATCGTCCGAATGGCCTGTATCGTCGGCGAACGGTCGGGCGAGGCGGGCCAGAAGTACGGGATAATCGGCGACGCGTCGGCATCCGGGGGGGCCGCGACGAACCTCCCGGACATCACCCTCCTCCGGGAGTGGTCCGAGGAGCGTCTGAACGCGTTGTACACGCCGCCCGGACGCCGGTCCGGCGAGTCCCGGTGGAGCTTCATGACCGAGTTCTTCGCGCAGTTCGACAGGGAAACGGCGCTCTGA
- a CDS encoding redox-regulated ATPase YchF, with amino-acid sequence MLSIALAGKPNAGKSTFYKAATQADVDVGNYPFTTIDPNRGVTHARTRCPCLDRDERCGNCEDGTRYVPVELLDVAGLVPGAHEGRGLGNQFLDALTNADVILNVVDASGGTNEEGEPVEVGTYDPLEEVDFVEEELEQWLTGIIDRNWESVERKSRSPDFDIDDALTEMLTGFGATEYDVAASLRSLEYPSDPMQWEDEDRERLARDIRARTKPIVLVANKADVAPEENLDRLRETDKPVVPTTADGELALRKAAEAGVVEYLPGDEEFEIVGDISDAQAEGLEKIRDVMTEYDGTGVQQSINRAVYDVLDVLTAYPVQNETKWTDGTGEMLPDAFLLPQGSTPKDLAYAVHSDIGEGYLHAVDARSNRRIAEDYELDEGDVIKIVSTAS; translated from the coding sequence ATGCTCTCTATCGCGTTAGCCGGCAAGCCCAACGCGGGCAAGTCCACGTTCTACAAGGCGGCCACGCAGGCCGACGTGGACGTTGGCAACTACCCCTTCACGACCATCGACCCGAACCGCGGGGTAACCCACGCCCGCACCCGGTGTCCGTGTCTCGACAGGGACGAACGGTGCGGCAACTGCGAGGACGGCACGCGCTACGTCCCCGTCGAACTCCTCGACGTGGCCGGACTCGTCCCCGGCGCCCACGAGGGGCGGGGACTCGGCAACCAGTTCCTCGACGCCCTCACGAACGCGGACGTCATCCTCAACGTCGTCGACGCCTCCGGCGGGACGAACGAGGAGGGCGAACCCGTCGAGGTGGGGACGTACGACCCCCTCGAAGAGGTCGATTTCGTCGAGGAGGAGTTAGAGCAGTGGCTGACCGGTATCATCGACCGAAACTGGGAGTCCGTCGAGCGGAAGTCCCGGTCGCCGGACTTCGACATCGACGACGCCCTCACGGAGATGCTGACGGGGTTCGGCGCGACGGAGTACGACGTGGCCGCCTCGCTTCGGTCCTTGGAGTACCCGTCGGACCCGATGCAGTGGGAGGACGAAGATAGGGAGCGACTCGCCCGCGACATCCGCGCGCGGACGAAGCCCATCGTCCTCGTGGCGAACAAGGCCGACGTCGCGCCCGAGGAGAACCTCGACCGACTCCGCGAGACGGACAAGCCGGTGGTGCCGACCACCGCCGACGGCGAACTCGCTCTCCGGAAGGCGGCGGAGGCGGGCGTCGTGGAGTACCTCCCCGGCGACGAAGAGTTCGAGATAGTCGGCGATATCTCCGACGCCCAAGCGGAGGGGTTAGAGAAGATACGCGACGTGATGACGGAGTACGACGGCACCGGCGTCCAGCAGTCGATAAACCGCGCCGTCTACGACGTCCTCGACGTGCTGACCGCCTACCCGGTACAGAACGAGACGAAGTGGACCGACGGGACGGGCGAGATGCTCCCGGACGCGTTTCTCCTCCCGCAGGGGTCGACGCCGAAGGACCTCGCGTACGCCGTCCACTCCGACATCGGCGAGGGCTACCTCCACGCCGTCGACGCGCGGTCGAACCGCCGCATCGCCGAGGACTACGAACTCGACGAGGGCGACGTCATCAAAATCGTGAGTACGGCGTCGTAG
- a CDS encoding OPT family oligopeptide transporter: MANEHGDDDRTRKEGSFTKESEEVTRDEDGVHTKQRYTKDTSNTDHDNFDDAPRGEQYDDRTDTHAGDADTHPGLLWFSVAGAIIMGALWIIDITGLFGLDWPVLGRMTTLAIAVLAAIGAVLFWYHDRKAKRTTTAT, translated from the coding sequence ATGGCAAATGAACACGGAGACGACGACAGGACTCGCAAAGAGGGTTCGTTCACGAAAGAGTCCGAAGAGGTGACGCGCGACGAAGACGGGGTCCACACGAAGCAGAGGTACACCAAAGACACGTCCAACACCGACCACGACAACTTCGACGACGCGCCACGCGGCGAACAGTACGACGACCGGACGGACACCCACGCCGGCGACGCCGACACCCACCCGGGCCTGTTGTGGTTCTCCGTCGCAGGCGCGATAATCATGGGTGCGCTCTGGATTATCGACATCACCGGCCTGTTCGGCCTCGATTGGCCCGTCCTGGGTCGAATGACGACGCTGGCCATCGCGGTTCTCGCGGCGATCGGAGCGGTGTTGTTCTGGTACCACGACCGGAAGGCGAAGCGCACCACCACGGCGACGTAA